One part of the [Synechococcus] sp. NIES-970 genome encodes these proteins:
- the deoC gene encoding deoxyribose-phosphate aldolase — translation MVIPANEIDLAQYLEHSLLHPAATYEQVKECCQVAEQFNFPAVCLYPTAMRTARDFLKQRSIQLCCVVGFPAGAHTIGTKLYEAQEAVENGATELDLMLNLALLKMGDSEKLYQEVAQIVEMTKVPIKAILETALLTDTEKRLAAEVCLDAGASYLKTSTGWFGGATTADVKLLYGITKGKIGIKAAGGIKTADQAIALIQAGANRLGTSRSLSIIQERERQSDDEAW, via the coding sequence ATGGTCATTCCCGCGAACGAAATTGATTTAGCCCAATATCTTGAACATTCCCTGCTGCATCCAGCGGCAACCTATGAGCAGGTCAAAGAATGCTGCCAAGTGGCAGAGCAATTTAACTTCCCGGCCGTCTGTCTTTACCCGACAGCGATGCGGACTGCCCGGGATTTTTTGAAACAACGCTCGATTCAACTGTGCTGCGTGGTGGGATTTCCGGCTGGGGCACACACCATAGGCACAAAACTCTATGAAGCCCAGGAAGCCGTCGAAAATGGTGCCACAGAGTTAGATCTGATGTTAAATCTGGCCCTGCTCAAAATGGGAGACTCGGAAAAGCTCTACCAGGAAGTGGCCCAAATCGTCGAAATGACCAAGGTTCCGATTAAAGCCATTTTAGAAACAGCCCTGTTAACGGACACAGAAAAACGCCTTGCTGCGGAAGTTTGCCTGGATGCTGGAGCCAGTTATCTGAAGACTTCAACGGGTTGGTTCGGGGGCGCCACCACCGCTGATGTGAAGCTGCTCTATGGGATTACGAAAGGAAAAATTGGCATCAAGGCAGCTGGGGGCATTAAAACCGCAGATCAGGCGATCGCCCTCATCCAAGCTGGGGCAAACCGCTTGGGTACATCCCGCAGCCTCAGCATCATTCAGGAACGGGAACGGCAGAGCGATGATGAAGCTTGGTAA
- the recO gene encoding DNA repair protein RecO has product MSFKVTGIIIKGAPLWEADRLVTILTPDQGLVRAVAPGARQHRSALRGRTELLVVNDFLLTRGRSLDRIQQAETITSYAGLSRDFAKLAVGQYLAEVVNHLAVSQTPQPELYALLLEHLRRIELIELTPPERVSQVIAHLTQGLFHLVAIAGFAPQVQRCSVTQVAIEPNFADPRWRIGFNHEMGGIMTLGSGNIPPDQRLTALELDLLQILPDRDLPGLQRWSVDEQMIFPLETAWLRVENLLRQYLEHHMGKRLKSATLIDTLAPLAF; this is encoded by the coding sequence ATGTCTTTTAAAGTCACTGGCATCATCATCAAAGGAGCCCCCCTGTGGGAAGCAGACCGCCTCGTGACCATTCTCACGCCAGACCAGGGCCTTGTCAGGGCCGTCGCTCCAGGGGCCAGACAGCACCGCTCAGCTTTGCGAGGCCGGACAGAACTGCTGGTGGTGAATGATTTTTTGTTAACTCGGGGGCGATCGCTCGACCGAATTCAACAGGCAGAAACGATCACTTCTTACGCTGGCCTAAGCCGTGATTTTGCAAAACTAGCGGTGGGTCAGTACCTGGCAGAAGTGGTGAATCACCTCGCCGTGAGCCAAACGCCCCAGCCAGAACTATATGCCTTGCTCTTAGAACACCTAAGGCGAATTGAGCTTATTGAGTTAACACCTCCAGAAAGGGTTTCCCAGGTGATTGCTCACCTCACCCAAGGCTTATTTCATCTCGTGGCGATCGCTGGTTTTGCGCCTCAAGTACAGCGCTGCAGTGTGACCCAAGTGGCCATTGAACCGAATTTTGCTGATCCCCGTTGGCGCATCGGCTTTAATCACGAGATGGGGGGGATCATGACCCTGGGGTCAGGGAATATCCCCCCTGATCAACGCTTAACGGCCCTAGAACTAGACCTCTTACAGATATTACCGGACCGTGATTTACCTGGCTTACAACGTTGGTCTGTCGATGAACAAATGATTTTTCCTTTAGAAACGGCTTGGCTCCGGGTGGAAAATTTATTGCGGCAGTATCTTGAACACCACATGGGCAAACGTCTCAAGTCGGCGACCCTCATCGATACCCTAGCGCCCCTCGCTTTTTAG